From Halomicrobium salinisoli, the proteins below share one genomic window:
- a CDS encoding metallophosphoesterase, which yields MGDEDGEPAYYVISDLHVGGDEQLEHVEFLDELLAFLERLETTDEDAELIINGDAFGLWEFTGMEGLAKFDALAETYPELFEQLRATGETVPITLLPGNHDHELAAYDEYVDRFAEYNVDLVPEQSLTRAVGDHAIHFEHGHQRDPNNRIEDWGSQHATPLGYYYNTLVTSRAGQLSDRGRYNWLKDVQAVTPTERMPAWLISKYFYREMHPLLRYALVPFLLLFNISALLAVLVGLDLAGVWSMPLAQTEAFLGQFGTAGAALWFLLAVNVAVAGLLVLVGIPLYFIRRDVRRTIQRFGVFETALTVDAEAPYEAAAREVFDEQRDTTVFCYGHTHRPTLREVDGGLMVNTGTWLKRLHRRDGVIGILPPVFYPSYHIPVVRIAAEDGGVAVEFEEIEKSNPGSEELTLTERLLTVGREPDPDLPDRAVVAEERTAAAATVDD from the coding sequence ATGGGCGACGAGGACGGCGAGCCGGCCTACTACGTCATCAGCGACTTACACGTCGGCGGCGACGAACAGCTCGAACACGTCGAGTTCCTCGACGAACTGCTCGCCTTCCTGGAGCGCCTGGAGACCACCGACGAGGACGCGGAGCTGATCATCAACGGCGACGCCTTCGGCCTCTGGGAGTTCACCGGGATGGAGGGGCTGGCGAAGTTCGACGCGCTGGCGGAGACCTACCCGGAGCTGTTCGAGCAACTGCGCGCGACCGGCGAGACCGTCCCGATCACCCTGCTGCCCGGCAACCACGACCACGAGCTGGCCGCCTACGACGAGTACGTCGATCGGTTCGCCGAGTACAACGTCGACCTCGTCCCCGAGCAGTCGCTCACCCGCGCGGTCGGCGACCACGCCATCCACTTCGAGCACGGCCACCAGCGGGACCCCAACAACCGGATCGAGGACTGGGGGAGCCAGCACGCGACGCCGCTGGGGTACTACTACAACACCCTCGTGACGAGCCGCGCCGGCCAGCTCTCGGACCGCGGCCGGTACAACTGGCTGAAGGACGTCCAGGCCGTCACCCCCACCGAGCGGATGCCGGCCTGGCTCATCTCGAAGTACTTCTACCGCGAGATGCACCCGCTGCTGCGGTACGCGCTGGTCCCCTTCCTGCTGCTGTTCAATATCAGCGCGCTGCTGGCGGTGCTGGTGGGGCTGGACCTCGCCGGCGTGTGGTCGATGCCGCTCGCCCAGACCGAGGCCTTCCTCGGCCAGTTCGGCACGGCCGGCGCAGCGCTGTGGTTCCTGCTCGCCGTCAACGTCGCCGTCGCGGGCCTGCTGGTACTCGTCGGGATCCCGCTGTACTTCATCCGGCGGGACGTCCGGCGGACGATCCAGCGCTTCGGCGTCTTCGAGACGGCGCTGACCGTCGACGCCGAGGCCCCCTACGAGGCGGCCGCCCGCGAGGTCTTCGACGAGCAGCGGGACACCACCGTCTTCTGCTACGGTCACACTCACCGCCCGACCCTGCGGGAAGTCGACGGCGGCCTCATGGTCAACACGGGGACCTGGCTGAAGCGCCTGCACCGCCGCGACGGCGTCATCGGGATCCTCCCGCCGGTCTTCTACCCCTCCTATCACATCCCCGTCGTCCGCATCGCAGCCGAGGACGGCGGCGTCGCCGTCGAGTTCGAGGAGATCGAGAAGTCCAACCCCGGATCGGAGGAGCTCACCCTCACCGAGCGCCTGCTCACCGTGGGCCGCGAGCCCGATCCCGACCTCCCCGACCGCGCCGTCGTCGCGGAGGAACGCACCGCTGCAGCGGCCACCGTCGACGACTGA
- a CDS encoding DUF5602 domain-containing protein: MTDGSRRSFLRGISAATAGSIALSAPVTATGSETGSDAGAGDGSSATVERVSVGEVRRIGEGQISTFASMTASGEPTRVGVHFSPGALAGLPRAAAFERGDVDGKRLHGFWSLPLPLALPDAAPPPFAFVGAAWNPGGHTPEGVYDRPHFDLHFYFREPEVIGDIESGVVESLSPETVPEGYELIEGGAVVPGMGAHLAPADAPEFDDEEWHETLIWGVADVDGGDARELHFVEPMVTVDFLETHLDGVHSEPVAQPAVYPQDGCYPTTYTVRDLGDAGYAVAMADFEERSA; this comes from the coding sequence ATGACAGACGGCAGTCGGCGGTCGTTCCTGAGGGGGATCAGCGCCGCCACGGCCGGGAGTATAGCGCTCAGCGCACCCGTCACCGCGACCGGGTCGGAGACCGGAAGCGACGCGGGAGCGGGCGACGGTTCCAGCGCGACCGTCGAACGCGTCTCCGTCGGGGAGGTCCGACGGATCGGCGAGGGACAGATCAGCACGTTCGCGTCGATGACGGCCTCGGGCGAGCCGACGCGGGTCGGCGTCCACTTCTCGCCGGGTGCGCTCGCGGGGCTCCCGCGGGCGGCCGCCTTCGAGCGCGGCGACGTCGACGGGAAGCGCCTCCACGGATTCTGGTCGCTGCCGCTCCCCCTCGCGCTCCCCGACGCGGCCCCGCCGCCGTTCGCGTTCGTCGGCGCGGCGTGGAACCCCGGGGGCCACACTCCCGAGGGAGTCTACGACAGGCCCCACTTCGACCTCCACTTCTACTTCCGCGAGCCCGAGGTGATCGGCGACATCGAGTCGGGCGTCGTCGAGTCCCTCTCGCCGGAGACGGTGCCCGAGGGCTACGAACTGATCGAGGGCGGTGCCGTCGTCCCCGGGATGGGCGCGCACCTCGCGCCGGCGGACGCGCCCGAGTTCGACGACGAGGAGTGGCACGAGACGCTCATCTGGGGCGTGGCCGACGTCGACGGCGGCGACGCGCGCGAGCTCCACTTCGTCGAGCCGATGGTCACGGTCGATTTCCTCGAGACCCACCTCGACGGCGTCCACAGCGAGCCGGTCGCCCAGCCGGCGGTCTACCCGCAAGACGGGTGCTATCCGACGACGTACACCGTCCGCGACCTCGGTGACGCCGGCTACGCAGTCGCGATGGCGGACTTCGAGGAGCGGAGCGCGTGA
- a CDS encoding alpha/beta hydrolase gives MTEEDHSDAEGRSLELPDHIETQLSRRSFVTDAAAVGIGLSTVGVGTAAAGDDDDYGDVVVEESSCGDLTEPSVADEPAPEVQAFLDTFAEEGAPINTLSTAEARTAYQGLFVEDVDPAEAGNEVGSVQNLEVPGPDDNQIPIRVYTPEEGSAPYPALVYFHGGGWVLGDLDTHDSVARSLTNSSNAVVVSVDYRLAPEHPFPAAVRDARAATEWVFHNADSIDVDRDRVAVGGESAGGNLATVTALQLRDSDLPELAHQLLVYPVGTLSDPPYPTDRGLENPYLVPADAAWFGQRYLPFPEAATNAYASPLDFACDLSGLPDATVLATGYGLWRDQSFAYAQRLCDAGVDVTFYNYPALLHDVLNMEILPDPYPDVPQAERVFDDIGSELQDAFGE, from the coding sequence ATGACCGAAGAAGATCACAGCGACGCCGAAGGGCGTTCGCTCGAACTCCCCGATCACATCGAGACGCAACTATCGCGTCGATCGTTCGTGACCGACGCCGCCGCGGTCGGGATCGGCCTGTCGACCGTCGGCGTCGGCACCGCCGCGGCCGGCGACGACGATGACTACGGCGACGTCGTCGTCGAGGAGTCGTCCTGCGGCGACCTGACCGAACCCAGCGTCGCGGACGAACCGGCCCCGGAGGTCCAGGCGTTCCTCGACACGTTCGCCGAGGAGGGCGCACCCATCAACACGCTGTCGACGGCGGAGGCGCGGACGGCCTACCAGGGCCTGTTCGTCGAGGACGTCGACCCGGCGGAAGCCGGCAACGAGGTCGGGAGCGTCCAGAACCTGGAGGTACCCGGCCCCGACGACAACCAGATCCCGATCCGCGTGTACACGCCGGAGGAGGGGTCGGCACCGTATCCCGCGCTGGTGTACTTCCACGGCGGCGGCTGGGTACTCGGCGACCTGGACACCCATGACTCGGTCGCGCGCTCGCTGACCAACAGCTCGAACGCCGTCGTCGTCTCGGTCGACTACCGACTCGCGCCCGAACACCCGTTCCCCGCGGCCGTCAGGGACGCCCGCGCCGCGACGGAGTGGGTGTTCCACAACGCCGACTCGATCGACGTCGATCGGGACCGGGTCGCCGTCGGCGGCGAGAGCGCCGGCGGGAACCTCGCGACCGTCACCGCGCTGCAACTGCGGGACAGCGACCTGCCCGAGCTCGCCCACCAGCTGCTCGTCTACCCCGTCGGGACGCTCTCGGACCCCCCGTACCCGACGGACCGCGGGCTGGAGAACCCCTACCTCGTCCCGGCCGACGCCGCGTGGTTCGGCCAGCGGTACCTCCCGTTCCCCGAGGCCGCGACGAACGCCTACGCCTCGCCGCTGGACTTCGCCTGCGACCTGAGCGGACTACCGGACGCGACGGTGCTGGCGACCGGCTACGGCCTCTGGCGGGACCAGAGCTTCGCGTACGCCCAGCGCCTCTGCGACGCCGGCGTCGACGTCACGTTCTACAATTACCCGGCGCTGCTGCACGACGTCCTCAACATGGAGATCCTCCCCGACCCCTACCCGGACGTCCCGCAGGCCGAACGGGTGTTCGACGACATCGGCAGCGAGTTGCAGGACGCGTTCGGGGAGTAG
- a CDS encoding DUF7139 domain-containing protein — translation MESLGDAYAGSRWEGRDPRRVAAGGTLFALGLLAVVAGILVVTTSLSAVAGAETTTEAQWLAGVLAGLGVPASMAGVVVVLPASRRQRLGVLVGAAGCLAGVALFAHAYPTKWTGTGQSLAFPTALTYFLGGSVAFWFVFTAIASYRLRNTPGGTVQLELTRQGETKTVEVPRDQYRQYQQAVRGDGGNTEQVIQELEEKFEE, via the coding sequence ATGGAGAGTCTCGGGGATGCCTACGCCGGCAGCCGCTGGGAGGGACGGGACCCCCGGCGCGTCGCCGCGGGCGGGACGCTGTTCGCGCTCGGCCTGCTGGCCGTCGTCGCCGGCATCCTCGTCGTGACGACGTCGCTGTCGGCCGTCGCCGGGGCCGAGACGACCACCGAGGCCCAGTGGCTCGCCGGCGTCCTCGCCGGTCTGGGCGTCCCGGCCTCGATGGCCGGCGTCGTGGTCGTGCTGCCCGCCAGCCGCCGCCAGCGCCTGGGCGTCCTCGTCGGCGCCGCCGGCTGTCTCGCCGGCGTCGCCCTGTTCGCCCACGCCTACCCGACGAAGTGGACCGGGACGGGCCAGTCGCTGGCCTTCCCCACCGCGCTGACGTACTTCCTCGGCGGCTCGGTGGCCTTCTGGTTCGTGTTCACCGCCATAGCGAGCTACCGCCTGCGGAACACGCCCGGCGGGACGGTGCAACTGGAGCTGACCCGCCAGGGCGAGACGAAGACCGTCGAGGTCCCGCGGGACCAGTACCGACAGTACCAGCAGGCGGTCCGCGGCGACGGCGGGAACACCGAGCAGGTCATCCAGGAGCTAGAAGAGAAGTTCGAGGAGTAG
- a CDS encoding DNA polymerase sliding clamp yields the protein MFNAIVSADTLQAALDSVSVLVDECKIHLEEDGLEIRAVDPANVGMVDLRLDAAAFESYETDGGLIGVNLSRLEDIAGMADAGQLVHLDLDEETRKLHIAIDGLEYTLALIDPDSIRQEPDLPDLDLSSEIVIEGRDIDRSVTAADMVSDHIALGVDPDDELFYVDAEGDTDDVHLELDRDDLIDLTAGDAHSLFSLDYLQNMNKAIPKDAEVRMELGQEFPVKLHFDFAEGQGSVTYMLAPRIQSE from the coding sequence ATGTTCAACGCCATCGTGAGCGCCGACACGCTCCAGGCCGCGCTCGACTCGGTGAGCGTGCTGGTCGACGAGTGCAAGATCCACCTCGAGGAGGACGGCCTCGAGATCCGGGCGGTCGACCCCGCCAACGTGGGCATGGTGGACCTGCGGCTCGACGCCGCCGCCTTCGAGTCCTACGAGACCGACGGCGGCCTGATCGGCGTCAACCTCTCCCGGCTTGAGGACATCGCCGGGATGGCCGACGCCGGCCAGCTCGTCCACCTCGACCTCGACGAGGAGACCCGCAAGCTGCACATCGCCATCGACGGCCTGGAGTACACCCTGGCGCTCATCGACCCCGACTCCATCCGCCAGGAGCCCGATCTCCCCGATCTGGACCTCTCCTCCGAGATCGTCATCGAGGGCCGGGACATCGACCGCTCCGTCACCGCGGCCGACATGGTCTCCGATCACATCGCGCTGGGCGTCGACCCCGACGACGAGCTGTTCTACGTCGACGCCGAGGGCGACACCGACGACGTCCACCTCGAGCTCGACCGGGACGACCTGATCGACCTCACCGCCGGCGACGCCCACTCCCTGTTCTCGCTGGACTACCTGCAGAACATGAACAAGGCCATCCCGAAGGACGCCGAGGTCCGGATGGAACTGGGCCAGGAGTTCCCCGTCAAGCTCCACTTCGACTTCGCCGAGGGCCAGGGCTCGGTCACCTACATGCTCGCGCCGCGCATCCAGAGCGAGTAA
- the nirK gene encoding copper-containing nitrite reductase: protein MTTIPRSTRRRVLKALGAAGTAAVAGCASAPGSTEQESAASETPTEPAMNQPQEPDVDRIAADPTDIPDPIDRSSPKTVEVEMTTTEVVAEVEPGVTYTYMTFENQIPGPMIRVRQGDTVHMTITNDESNSMPHNIDLHAVRGPGGGAEASMVSPGETAEFRFKATYPGLFIYHCAVPNLDYHISSGMFGAILVEPPEGLPEVDHEFYFGQHELYTTGEAGEEGHHDFSIDAMKAEDPTYVLMNGEKYAITPDGYGAPTVDVGDTARVFMATGGPNLQSNFHPIGSVWDEVWPQGGLGSEPNRNVQTTPVLPGSCTMATLSFDVPGGVKLVDHALSRVARKGMMAVIAAEGEAQPDIFDPEP, encoded by the coding sequence ATGACCACCATCCCGCGCTCGACGAGACGTCGAGTGCTCAAGGCGCTGGGCGCGGCCGGGACCGCGGCGGTCGCCGGCTGTGCGAGCGCTCCGGGCAGTACCGAGCAGGAATCGGCAGCCAGCGAGACGCCGACGGAGCCAGCCATGAACCAGCCACAGGAGCCGGACGTCGACCGCATCGCCGCAGACCCGACCGACATCCCGGACCCGATCGACCGGAGTTCGCCGAAGACGGTCGAGGTCGAGATGACGACCACGGAGGTCGTCGCGGAGGTGGAACCGGGGGTCACGTACACGTACATGACCTTCGAGAACCAGATCCCGGGGCCGATGATCCGGGTGCGGCAGGGTGACACGGTCCACATGACCATCACCAACGACGAGAGTAACTCCATGCCGCACAACATCGACCTCCACGCCGTCCGCGGGCCGGGCGGCGGCGCGGAGGCGTCGATGGTCTCTCCCGGCGAGACGGCGGAGTTCAGGTTCAAGGCCACCTACCCCGGCCTGTTCATCTACCACTGCGCCGTCCCGAACCTGGACTACCACATCTCCAGCGGGATGTTCGGGGCCATCCTCGTCGAGCCGCCGGAGGGCCTGCCCGAGGTGGACCACGAGTTCTACTTCGGCCAGCACGAGCTGTACACGACCGGCGAAGCCGGCGAGGAGGGCCACCACGACTTCAGCATCGACGCGATGAAGGCCGAGGACCCGACCTACGTCCTCATGAACGGCGAGAAGTACGCCATCACGCCCGACGGCTACGGCGCGCCGACGGTCGACGTCGGCGACACCGCCCGGGTGTTCATGGCCACCGGCGGCCCGAACCTCCAGTCGAACTTCCACCCGATCGGGTCCGTCTGGGACGAGGTCTGGCCGCAGGGCGGCCTCGGCAGCGAGCCCAACCGGAACGTCCAGACGACGCCCGTGCTGCCGGGGTCCTGTACCATGGCCACGCTGTCGTTCGACGTGCCCGGCGGAGTCAAGCTGGTCGACCACGCGCTCTCGCGGGTCGCCCGGAAGGGCATGATGGCGGTCATCGCAGCCGAGGGCGAGGCGCAGCCCGACATCTTCGACCCCGAGCCCTGA
- a CDS encoding 23S rRNA (uridine(2552)-2'-O)-methyltransferase, which translates to MSGKDEYYNRAKQEGYRARSAYKLKQLDETTGLLGQGRTVVDLGAAPGGWLQVAAETVGPDGTVVGVDRQRIDDLEDPDATVEYVRGDMTDESTKEEIRERVGADGEELPVDAVVSDMAPNMTGEYDLDHARSVHLARQAFEVALDVLGAGGDFAVKVFDGRDLDDLEDEIDEEFEYVRRVRPDASRESSSELYLVAKGRLTAPVREGDELEVTIDDVGSEGDGVAKVDGFTLFVDGVEEGETVDVRVGDVKPNFAFAEPLE; encoded by the coding sequence ATGAGCGGCAAGGACGAATACTACAACAGGGCCAAGCAGGAGGGCTATCGCGCCCGCTCGGCCTACAAGCTCAAGCAGCTCGACGAGACGACCGGCCTGCTGGGCCAGGGTCGCACCGTCGTCGACCTGGGCGCTGCGCCCGGCGGCTGGCTGCAGGTGGCCGCCGAGACGGTCGGTCCGGACGGTACCGTCGTCGGCGTCGACCGCCAGCGCATCGACGACCTCGAGGACCCCGACGCAACGGTCGAGTACGTCCGCGGGGACATGACCGACGAGTCGACCAAGGAGGAGATCCGCGAGCGCGTCGGCGCCGACGGAGAGGAGTTGCCCGTCGACGCCGTCGTCTCGGACATGGCGCCGAACATGACCGGCGAGTACGACCTCGACCACGCCCGCTCGGTCCACCTCGCGCGCCAGGCGTTCGAGGTCGCGCTGGACGTGCTGGGCGCGGGCGGCGACTTCGCCGTCAAGGTGTTCGACGGCCGCGACCTCGACGACCTCGAGGACGAGATCGACGAGGAGTTCGAGTACGTCCGCCGGGTGCGACCCGACGCCTCCCGGGAGTCGTCCTCGGAGCTGTACCTCGTCGCCAAGGGCCGGCTGACCGCGCCCGTCCGCGAGGGGGACGAACTGGAGGTCACCATCGACGACGTCGGCAGCGAGGGCGACGGCGTCGCCAAGGTCGACGGGTTCACCCTCTTCGTCGACGGCGTCGAGGAGGGCGAGACCGTCGACGTGCGCGTCGGCGACGTCAAGCCCAACTTCGCGTTCGCGGAGCCCCTAGAGTAG
- a CDS encoding queuosine precursor transporter, protein MTSGESPLRIGLVALFMTALATAQLTASKVLMFELPFALPIAGSSLVLPGAALAYALTFLASDCYAELYGRRAATVVVNVGFVMNFVLLALVWSTILSPVFPDSPVGAAEFRSVMASSTGVVVGSLFAYVVSQNWDVFVFHRLREYTDGEALWLRNIGSTASSQLIDTAIFVTVAFVVFQGLPPQAALALGVGQYVFKLLIALLDTPVVYAIVGAARRADPDLRAVHAD, encoded by the coding sequence ATGACGAGCGGTGAGTCGCCGCTGCGGATCGGCCTGGTCGCCCTTTTCATGACGGCGCTGGCGACCGCACAGCTGACCGCCTCGAAGGTCCTCATGTTCGAGCTCCCGTTCGCGCTGCCGATCGCGGGGAGTTCGCTGGTCCTGCCGGGCGCCGCGCTGGCCTACGCGCTGACCTTCCTCGCCTCGGACTGCTACGCCGAACTGTACGGCCGCCGCGCCGCGACGGTCGTCGTGAACGTCGGATTCGTGATGAACTTCGTCCTGCTGGCGCTCGTGTGGTCGACCATCCTCTCGCCCGTCTTCCCCGACTCCCCGGTCGGTGCGGCCGAGTTCCGCTCCGTGATGGCCTCCAGCACGGGCGTCGTCGTCGGGAGCCTGTTCGCCTACGTCGTCAGCCAGAACTGGGACGTGTTCGTCTTCCACCGCCTCCGCGAGTACACCGACGGCGAGGCCCTCTGGCTGCGCAACATCGGCTCGACCGCCTCCAGCCAGCTCATCGACACGGCCATCTTCGTCACGGTCGCCTTCGTCGTCTTCCAGGGCCTGCCGCCGCAGGCCGCCCTCGCGCTCGGCGTCGGCCAGTACGTCTTCAAGCTCCTGATCGCCCTGCTCGACACGCCCGTCGTCTACGCCATCGTGGGCGCCGCGCGCCGCGCCGATCCGGACCTGCGGGCCGTCCACGCCGACTGA
- a CDS encoding ribbon-helix-helix domain-containing protein: MPKISVEVPEELLEDLDSHVGEEGKFVNRSEAIRASIRKTLDLLDDIDQREGRLDDER, translated from the coding sequence ATGCCGAAGATCAGCGTCGAGGTGCCCGAGGAACTCCTCGAGGACCTCGACAGCCACGTCGGAGAGGAGGGCAAGTTCGTCAACCGCAGCGAGGCGATCCGGGCGTCGATCCGCAAGACGCTGGACCTGCTCGACGACATCGACCAGCGGGAGGGCCGACTGGATGACGAGCGGTGA
- a CDS encoding twin-arginine translocase subunit TatC gives MAAGLDEDTVRTLQSGRDTLGSMLGATQSHLQKVFLVWVFTLLATIMALQSFLWDQLRDDLLYEKMGPELSEAAEIIAVTPFDVILLQFKIGAVVGIIVALPLLIWYSRDALRERGKWPNEKLPTWQVAAMVTISLSLFAGGILYAYDLFFPLMFEFLAGNARQADFQPHYSIVKWVGFVALLALSFGLAAQLPLVMSALSYSGIVPYETFRDNWKWAVVIIFAFGALFSPPDPFTQVMWATPLVGLYAVSLGISKLLVLTKRAGEVVDATDVARARWNKLAAAAVLAGGVTYYVVASDLFGYIREAVAFVSTSRSVEDVARPAWFGLSSTETTALIAAVVALAAALFVLYYYMVKELDVAAAEAGNFGDPTAIDLGELSAGAVRSAPREAFEELSEAEALQLADDAMSEDDPEKAELILDRWDTANEDDGEAAAEGDAEEEEDAGVLTSTTAGVVDSFTEEETTEEDIGGYYYDIAFILDSLTSKAIWLVGTFMLVAGSAFVFLYQGGIGRIKRIFVANLPATMQADVQFITLHPVEHLVFIVKFSTILGIVSALPLLVYFAWPALLERGWVKGDRGVLGIWGFTVIATLIGGTVGGFIYIAPAIISWLAFDVLNSGMIISYRVAKFGWLVLFLTVGIGLLVEIPITMLLFHRGGIVTFQTIQERWRTVTLGVFAASALFSPKGIFTMFLIAVPVTLFFLVGLGLLWLYTFGGRREPEPEREPAD, from the coding sequence ATGGCTGCCGGTCTCGACGAGGACACCGTCCGGACGCTCCAGAGCGGTCGCGACACGTTGGGATCGATGCTCGGGGCCACACAGTCGCACCTCCAGAAGGTGTTTCTCGTCTGGGTGTTCACGCTCCTGGCGACGATCATGGCCCTGCAGAGCTTCCTGTGGGACCAGTTGCGCGACGACCTCCTCTACGAGAAGATGGGGCCGGAGCTCTCCGAGGCGGCCGAGATCATCGCCGTCACCCCCTTCGACGTCATCCTGTTGCAGTTCAAGATCGGGGCGGTCGTGGGGATCATCGTCGCCCTCCCGCTGTTGATCTGGTACAGCCGCGACGCGCTGCGCGAACGCGGCAAATGGCCTAACGAGAAGCTCCCGACTTGGCAGGTCGCCGCAATGGTGACGATCTCGCTCAGTCTGTTCGCCGGCGGTATCCTCTACGCGTACGATCTGTTCTTCCCCCTGATGTTCGAGTTCCTGGCCGGCAACGCCCGCCAGGCGGACTTCCAGCCCCACTACTCAATCGTCAAGTGGGTCGGCTTCGTCGCGCTGCTGGCGCTGTCCTTCGGCCTGGCCGCCCAGCTCCCGCTCGTGATGAGCGCGCTGAGCTACTCCGGCATCGTCCCCTACGAGACGTTCCGGGACAACTGGAAGTGGGCGGTCGTCATCATCTTCGCCTTCGGGGCGCTGTTCTCCCCGCCGGACCCGTTCACGCAGGTCATGTGGGCGACGCCGCTCGTCGGCCTCTACGCCGTCAGCCTCGGTATCTCGAAGCTACTGGTGCTGACCAAGCGGGCCGGCGAGGTGGTCGACGCGACCGACGTCGCGCGCGCCCGCTGGAACAAACTCGCCGCCGCGGCGGTCCTGGCCGGCGGGGTCACGTACTACGTCGTCGCCAGCGACCTCTTCGGGTACATCCGGGAGGCCGTCGCGTTCGTGTCGACCTCGCGCTCGGTCGAGGACGTCGCCCGCCCCGCCTGGTTCGGGCTCTCGTCGACCGAGACCACCGCGCTGATCGCCGCCGTCGTCGCACTGGCTGCCGCGCTCTTCGTCCTCTACTACTACATGGTCAAGGAGCTGGACGTCGCGGCGGCCGAGGCCGGTAACTTCGGCGACCCGACCGCAATCGACCTCGGAGAGCTGTCGGCCGGCGCCGTCCGCAGCGCCCCGCGGGAGGCCTTCGAGGAGCTCAGCGAGGCCGAGGCGCTCCAGCTCGCCGACGACGCGATGAGCGAGGACGACCCCGAGAAGGCCGAACTGATCCTCGACCGCTGGGACACCGCCAACGAGGACGACGGCGAGGCGGCGGCCGAGGGCGACGCCGAAGAAGAGGAGGACGCCGGCGTCCTCACCTCGACCACCGCGGGCGTGGTCGACTCCTTCACCGAGGAGGAGACCACCGAGGAGGACATCGGCGGCTACTACTACGACATCGCCTTCATCCTCGACTCGCTGACCTCGAAGGCCATCTGGCTGGTCGGCACGTTCATGCTCGTGGCCGGCTCGGCGTTCGTCTTCCTCTACCAGGGCGGGATCGGCCGGATCAAGCGCATCTTCGTCGCCAACCTGCCGGCGACGATGCAGGCCGACGTCCAGTTCATCACGCTCCATCCGGTCGAGCACCTGGTGTTCATCGTCAAGTTCTCCACGATACTGGGGATCGTCTCGGCCCTGCCGCTGCTGGTCTACTTCGCGTGGCCGGCCCTGCTCGAACGGGGCTGGGTCAAGGGCGACCGCGGCGTGCTCGGGATCTGGGGCTTCACGGTGATCGCCACGCTGATCGGCGGCACCGTCGGCGGGTTCATCTACATCGCGCCGGCGATCATCTCCTGGCTGGCCTTCGACGTGCTCAACTCGGGGATGATCATCTCCTACCGCGTCGCCAAGTTCGGCTGGCTCGTGCTCTTCCTGACCGTCGGGATCGGGCTGCTGGTCGAGATTCCGATCACGATGCTCCTGTTCCACCGCGGGGGGATCGTCACCTTCCAGACGATCCAGGAGCGGTGGCGCACCGTCACGCTCGGCGTGTTCGCCGCCAGCGCCCTGTTCTCGCCGAAAGGCATCTTCACGATGTTCCTGATCGCCGTCCCGGTGACGCTGTTCTTCCTCGTCGGCCTGGGACTGCTGTGGCTGTACACGTTCGGCGGGCGCCGCGAGCCCGAGCCCGAGCGCGAACCGGCTGACTGA